In Cytophagales bacterium, the following are encoded in one genomic region:
- a CDS encoding histidine kinase — MLTRRNLSINFLVWSLVALFTSTQLYLRSYQSEPELANWWQQFQVQLLVWWVWGFITPFIFWLVTQFQIGQRNLFRNASIHLISSISIVVFYLGCYSLIWNLMTSSKVTLESFASIYVVLFLALFHWHFFIYIAILGFVHAREYYREVKAEELKNLSLEKDLIETQLRMLKMQLQPHFLFNALNSIVSSIHRNKLDTAIDMTTDLSELLRISLAESDVQLVSLQKELDHLKTYLRIEQHRFKDLEVSFEVEQQLTDLNIPNFILQPLVENSIKHGISQKQNSKRINIGAKKEKGQLIISVFNEGPPLKSEQVEGIGLSNIQERLTNVYEGQSSFHIHSVENGVEAEIRIPA, encoded by the coding sequence ATGCTGACCCGTCGAAACTTATCTATCAACTTCCTGGTATGGTCACTGGTGGCATTGTTCACCTCGACGCAACTCTATTTACGTAGCTATCAATCAGAACCTGAACTGGCCAACTGGTGGCAGCAGTTTCAGGTGCAATTGCTCGTTTGGTGGGTCTGGGGATTCATCACACCCTTCATTTTTTGGTTGGTCACCCAATTTCAGATCGGTCAACGCAACCTGTTTCGTAACGCAAGCATTCACCTGATCTCCTCTATATCAATTGTGGTTTTTTACCTGGGATGCTATTCGCTGATCTGGAACCTTATGACTTCCAGCAAAGTAACACTTGAAAGCTTTGCTTCCATCTATGTCGTACTGTTCCTGGCCTTATTTCATTGGCACTTTTTCATTTACATCGCCATATTGGGATTTGTGCATGCAAGGGAATACTACCGAGAAGTGAAGGCCGAAGAATTGAAGAATTTGAGCCTGGAGAAGGATCTGATTGAAACGCAGCTTCGGATGCTCAAAATGCAGTTGCAACCGCACTTCCTATTTAATGCCCTTAACAGTATTGTCAGCTCTATCCATCGCAACAAACTGGATACAGCCATTGATATGACCACTGATTTGAGTGAACTACTCCGAATATCTCTCGCAGAATCTGACGTCCAATTGGTCTCCTTGCAGAAAGAATTGGATCACTTGAAAACGTATTTAAGAATCGAGCAACATCGCTTCAAAGACCTGGAAGTATCCTTTGAGGTAGAACAACAATTGACCGACCTGAACATTCCCAATTTCATTTTGCAGCCGCTGGTCGAAAACAGCATCAAACACGGTATTTCGCAGAAACAAAATTCGAAACGCATCAACATCGGCGCTAAAAAAGAAAAGGGGCAGTTAATAATATCCGTTTTCAACGAAGGCCCACCGTTGAAAAGTGAACAAGTGGAAGGAATTGGGTTAAGTAATATTCAGGAACGGCTGACCAATGTGTATGAAGGGCAATCTAGTTTTCATATCCATTCCGTGGAAAATGGCGTAGAAGCAGAAATAAGAATCCCTGCATGA
- a CDS encoding DOMON domain-containing protein: protein MRLLILALFTAPFFLPEQRGPVHVGGMHMSYEITNDSVTISLSAPTTGWVGIGFNQENNILESDLLLFHVIEGKASGLDLFVKGIGDPRKDTDLNGHTSFRMLEGKEENGQTEVQFRIALDSQDPNDYQHTLSESFWLILAYSAHDDFEHHSLMRRHVPFVFEPK from the coding sequence ATGAGGCTCCTGATCCTGGCATTATTTACGGCTCCCTTCTTTCTTCCGGAACAAAGGGGGCCGGTTCATGTCGGAGGCATGCATATGTCTTATGAGATTACGAATGACTCAGTGACTATTTCGCTAAGTGCACCGACCACAGGCTGGGTAGGCATTGGCTTCAATCAGGAAAACAACATCTTAGAAAGCGATTTGCTACTTTTTCATGTGATCGAAGGCAAGGCCTCCGGGCTTGATCTATTTGTGAAAGGAATAGGTGATCCAAGAAAAGATACCGATCTGAACGGCCATACGTCCTTCCGCATGTTGGAAGGCAAAGAAGAAAATGGCCAAACTGAAGTACAATTCAGAATAGCCCTGGACAGTCAGGACCCTAACGATTATCAACATACTCTATCTGAATCTTTTTGGTTGATCCTCGCCTATTCTGCCCATGACGATTTTGAACATCACTCACTGATGAGGCGACATGTTCCATTCGTTTTCGAACCAAAATAA
- a CDS encoding choice-of-anchor J domain-containing protein: MRNCLSRANKHLFTGIFALFFFLLCQKSEGQSRCAVSHDSYHENPEQFENWIHELRKVPPAHRTENTATRIPVVFHIIHQGEPLGEGSNLPLERIEQQMTTLNQDFRRLNPDTLATPAAFLPVAVDTQIEFVLARQDPDGLPTNGITRTRASLSTYRFQDDDILKSEAYWPAEDYLNIYVSNLDGFLGWATFPFSDLVGIDEINNNRLTDGVAVDFEYVGYNPEAREFESLGRTLTHEIGHFFGLKHVWGDGGCSEDDFVQDTPLSSTSYQGQCPTDEVESCSSIDMYSNFLNYTDDACMNLFTFGQRGRMALVLQNSIRRSSLRDSRALGTPVMQANDLGITNVENPEDLFCDTSFSPQVGIRNFGTNTVTNVEISMLIDNVTLHTLNQELELNTGATTTLTFPSVNFETSANQDLTFQVVSINGVTDENSSNNLLEITVPPATRVPLPYLEDFESINTLITRTEISISDHWERATAPYLTSTDVAGQLNFHGSQRRLGEFHYLLLPNLDLTDVNSASLSFRYAYARLGLSDSKDGLLLMASRDCGVTFDQVLFSSYGEELVTIDRTITSAFTPTGPDDWQEVELNITSILDPNLRLAFVGQNGSNNNIYIDDIQIIETELQAYDIGITNVTQLPVVTCTNFISPRITVENFGFETINNYNLQYELAATSGQSSVSTELVSGGVEANSIAVSNLEDGTYTVTLSSNAPNQETDQDRSNNTYTRNFVINSESVTLPFRETFDQPDQWVTVNPTGNAIWTQQDQSVQAAAFATGDLGSAHWLVSPVLNTGSLTEGTLRFRMAHAQTGVANDRLQVLLSVNCGQSYDQIIFDKSGEALSTTTATTAFTPTEEDWREESIDISQYMIWEEIRLAFVFTNGGGNHLYIDEAEVFPVRPSFLRSFERSIEVYPNPAQDNFAVTLDMPQKDDIVVSLVDLSGRIIAQFREPNGLNQTYRFQVADLAGLYILRVAGENFENSRRVMIRK, translated from the coding sequence ATGCGAAATTGCCTTTCGCGAGCTAACAAACATCTATTCACAGGCATATTTGCCCTGTTCTTTTTCCTCCTTTGTCAGAAAAGTGAAGGCCAAAGCCGATGTGCTGTTTCTCACGACTCTTATCATGAAAATCCTGAACAATTCGAAAACTGGATTCACGAACTCAGAAAAGTACCACCAGCACATCGTACCGAAAATACTGCTACACGGATCCCAGTCGTTTTTCACATCATACATCAAGGCGAACCACTAGGGGAAGGAAGTAATCTCCCACTTGAGCGCATCGAGCAACAAATGACCACCCTGAATCAGGACTTCCGAAGGTTGAACCCTGATACCTTGGCAACACCAGCAGCTTTTTTACCCGTAGCCGTAGATACCCAAATCGAGTTTGTGCTGGCCAGACAGGACCCAGACGGCTTACCTACGAATGGCATTACCCGAACCCGTGCCAGTCTGTCGACTTATCGATTTCAGGATGATGACATCCTAAAAAGTGAAGCCTACTGGCCTGCAGAAGACTATCTCAACATTTATGTATCCAATCTGGACGGCTTTTTAGGTTGGGCTACTTTCCCTTTTTCTGACCTGGTGGGAATTGACGAGATCAACAATAACCGATTGACCGATGGGGTCGCCGTAGATTTTGAATACGTAGGTTACAATCCGGAAGCAAGAGAGTTTGAAAGTCTTGGCCGTACGTTAACACACGAAATTGGGCATTTCTTTGGATTGAAACATGTCTGGGGAGACGGAGGCTGTTCGGAAGATGATTTCGTACAGGATACTCCCCTTTCCAGCACCAGTTACCAGGGCCAGTGCCCCACCGACGAAGTGGAATCCTGTTCTTCAATAGACATGTATTCGAACTTCCTTAATTACACCGACGATGCTTGCATGAATTTGTTCACTTTTGGTCAAAGGGGTCGCATGGCTTTAGTCTTGCAAAACAGCATACGTCGAAGTTCATTAAGAGATTCCAGAGCACTGGGAACTCCGGTAATGCAGGCCAATGATCTTGGAATTACAAATGTCGAAAATCCGGAAGACCTGTTTTGTGATACCTCGTTTTCTCCACAAGTTGGCATCAGAAATTTTGGCACCAATACGGTAACGAATGTTGAAATCAGCATGCTGATAGACAATGTAACGTTGCACACTTTGAACCAGGAACTGGAATTGAATACAGGAGCCACTACTACCCTTACGTTTCCTTCCGTCAATTTCGAGACTAGTGCGAATCAAGACCTGACCTTTCAGGTCGTCAGCATAAACGGGGTAACCGATGAAAATTCAAGCAATAATCTCCTTGAAATTACCGTACCCCCTGCTACCCGAGTACCATTACCTTATTTGGAGGATTTCGAATCGATCAACACCCTGATCACAAGGACCGAGATCAGCATTTCCGACCACTGGGAACGAGCAACGGCACCGTACCTCACAAGCACGGATGTCGCTGGGCAATTGAACTTCCATGGAAGCCAACGCAGACTTGGCGAATTTCATTATTTGTTGTTACCCAACCTGGATTTAACAGACGTCAATTCAGCCAGCTTATCCTTTCGATATGCGTATGCTCGATTAGGACTCAGCGATTCCAAAGATGGCTTACTCCTGATGGCATCACGTGATTGTGGCGTCACCTTTGATCAGGTACTTTTTTCAAGTTACGGAGAGGAGCTGGTCACCATTGATCGGACAATCACTAGCGCATTCACCCCTACCGGACCTGACGACTGGCAGGAAGTGGAGTTGAACATTACTTCGATCCTGGATCCAAACCTGAGACTCGCATTTGTCGGACAAAACGGATCAAACAACAACATCTACATCGATGACATTCAAATCATAGAAACGGAGCTTCAGGCTTACGATATTGGTATTACGAATGTCACACAACTTCCGGTAGTTACCTGTACCAATTTCATTTCGCCCAGAATCACGGTGGAAAATTTTGGATTTGAGACCATCAACAACTACAACTTACAATATGAACTCGCTGCCACTTCGGGACAATCTAGTGTTTCGACGGAACTCGTATCCGGTGGCGTCGAAGCAAATTCAATCGCCGTTAGTAACCTGGAGGATGGCACTTATACAGTGACTTTATCTTCGAATGCACCCAATCAAGAAACAGATCAGGATCGCTCTAACAATACCTACACCAGGAATTTTGTTATCAATAGCGAATCAGTCACCTTACCCTTTCGGGAAACCTTCGATCAGCCGGATCAATGGGTAACAGTTAACCCCACCGGAAACGCTATTTGGACACAACAAGATCAATCTGTGCAGGCTGCCGCATTCGCGACCGGAGATCTGGGTTCTGCCCATTGGTTGGTCAGTCCTGTTTTAAATACCGGAAGCTTGACGGAAGGCACCCTTCGTTTTCGAATGGCACATGCGCAAACTGGCGTGGCCAATGATCGACTACAGGTATTGTTATCGGTCAATTGTGGACAGTCTTATGACCAAATCATCTTCGACAAATCCGGAGAAGCCCTTAGCACGACCACAGCTACAACCGCTTTTACACCGACAGAAGAAGATTGGCGTGAAGAATCTATCGACATCAGTCAATACATGATTTGGGAGGAGATCAGACTCGCTTTTGTATTTACCAATGGTGGTGGCAACCACTTGTACATTGATGAAGCCGAGGTATTCCCGGTGAGACCTTCCTTTTTAAGATCATTCGAGCGGTCCATTGAAGTTTACCCAAATCCTGCGCAAGACAACTTTGCGGTCACGCTTGACATGCCACAAAAAGACGATATCGTCGTTTCTTTGGTAGACCTTTCGGGTAGGATCATTGCTCAATTCCGTGAGCCTAACGGACTGAACCAAACCTATCGGTTTCAGGTCGCTGACCTGGCCGGTCTTTACATCTTACGGGTTGCCGGAGAAAATTTCGAAAACTCCCGTCGTGTGATGATCAGAAAGTAG
- a CDS encoding LytTR family DNA-binding domain-containing protein: MRKTVLIADDEEDARELLKVHLKRHDHLSLVAEAQNGQEALEAIQKWKPDIILLDIQMPELSGIELVEQLKETAPPQIIFVTAYDQFAVKAFELNAVDYLLKPFSKDRFDQTLNKVTNATEKQDLQMLMATLSHTIPKKEYLARFAFRDGPSTLFIPTNEVSMIISADQYVEVFTTEKKYLIRLAMDYLEQVLDPAVFFRTHRSYFVNINFVTSIEQYEPRNFLVHLQGDLQAKLSRDKRDAFNLKLSGHV; encoded by the coding sequence ATGAGAAAAACTGTATTAATTGCCGACGATGAAGAAGATGCACGGGAATTACTTAAAGTTCACCTGAAGCGCCATGATCACCTGTCATTGGTCGCAGAAGCCCAAAATGGTCAGGAAGCTTTAGAAGCAATTCAAAAATGGAAACCGGACATAATCTTGTTAGACATTCAGATGCCGGAACTAAGTGGCATAGAACTGGTCGAACAATTGAAGGAAACTGCTCCCCCGCAAATCATCTTTGTTACCGCGTATGACCAGTTTGCCGTCAAGGCATTTGAGTTGAATGCAGTAGACTATCTCCTGAAACCTTTTAGCAAAGATCGATTTGATCAAACGTTAAATAAAGTGACTAATGCCACGGAAAAGCAAGATTTACAAATGCTCATGGCAACCCTTTCTCATACCATTCCAAAGAAAGAATATCTCGCTCGTTTTGCTTTCCGGGATGGACCTTCCACCCTCTTTATTCCGACCAATGAAGTGAGCATGATTATTTCCGCAGATCAATATGTTGAAGTGTTTACTACCGAAAAAAAGTATTTGATCCGACTCGCAATGGACTATCTGGAACAGGTTCTGGACCCTGCTGTGTTTTTCAGGACTCATCGTTCCTACTTTGTGAACATCAACTTTGTCACTTCAATCGAACAATACGAACCGCGCAATTTTCTGGTCCACTTACAGGGCGATTTACAGGCAAAATTAAGCAGGGATAAAAGGGACGCATTCAATCTGAAGCTATCGGGGCATGTTTGA
- a CDS encoding NifU family protein: MNEELSQNIEQALDSIRPYLEADGGNVKVLKLEEGTLYLELLGNCGSCPMSTMTLKAGVEDAVIRTVPEVKKVVAVNLTASDDPNAKLPFAS, translated from the coding sequence ATGAACGAGGAATTGTCACAAAACATAGAACAAGCCCTGGATAGCATCAGGCCTTATTTAGAGGCAGATGGAGGCAATGTCAAAGTACTAAAACTTGAGGAAGGAACGTTATACCTTGAACTACTGGGCAACTGTGGTTCGTGTCCTATGTCGACCATGACGCTGAAAGCTGGCGTGGAAGATGCGGTCATACGTACGGTTCCCGAAGTAAAAAAGGTAGTAGCCGTTAACTTAACCGCAAGCGATGACCCAAATGCGAAATTGCCTTTCGCGAGCTAA
- a CDS encoding Mrp/NBP35 family ATP-binding protein: MIMTKEAVLKALSEVQDPDLKKDLVTLNMIQNIHISDNKLAFDVVLTTPACPLKELIKKDCEKAIEKHLGEVDLHINMTSAVTTARNDAPVLPEVKNIIAIASGKGGVGKSTVSANLAVSLAKSGAKVGLIDADIFGPSVPTMFNCEHEQPGVTQVDGKNQIVPVEQYGVKLISIGFLSPAENAVVWRGPMASSALKQFIGDTVWGPLDYLLIDLPPGTSDIHLTMVQTVPVTGAIIVTTPQKVAIADAQKGLQMFKQPTINVPVLGVIENMAYFTPEELPDNKYFLFGENGGENLAKKNEVPFLGQIPIVQAIRESGDNGYPAALKDGVTSEAFRNLGAAVAQQVAIRNATL; encoded by the coding sequence ATAATTATGACAAAAGAGGCTGTATTGAAGGCATTGAGTGAAGTGCAGGATCCGGACTTGAAAAAGGATCTGGTCACGCTCAACATGATCCAAAACATCCATATCAGTGACAATAAACTGGCGTTCGACGTGGTATTGACCACTCCGGCTTGTCCGTTGAAAGAACTGATCAAAAAGGATTGTGAAAAAGCCATCGAAAAGCACCTGGGCGAAGTTGACTTACACATCAACATGACCTCTGCTGTCACCACTGCTCGAAACGATGCACCAGTTCTTCCGGAAGTAAAAAATATCATCGCGATCGCTTCGGGGAAAGGTGGCGTTGGGAAATCCACGGTATCAGCAAATCTTGCGGTTTCGTTAGCAAAATCAGGCGCTAAAGTAGGGTTGATCGATGCAGATATTTTTGGTCCATCTGTTCCGACCATGTTTAATTGTGAGCATGAACAACCCGGTGTTACTCAGGTAGATGGTAAAAACCAGATCGTACCGGTTGAGCAATACGGGGTTAAGCTCATAAGTATAGGATTCTTATCTCCCGCTGAAAATGCAGTAGTTTGGAGAGGTCCGATGGCAAGTTCCGCTTTGAAACAATTCATCGGCGATACGGTATGGGGACCTTTGGATTATCTATTGATTGATCTGCCTCCGGGGACTTCCGATATTCACCTGACCATGGTACAAACCGTCCCCGTGACTGGTGCCATCATCGTGACCACACCACAAAAAGTCGCCATTGCGGATGCGCAGAAAGGGCTACAGATGTTCAAGCAGCCCACTATCAATGTACCCGTCTTAGGGGTCATAGAGAACATGGCGTACTTCACGCCTGAAGAATTGCCCGACAATAAATATTTTCTTTTTGGTGAAAATGGTGGTGAAAACCTGGCAAAAAAGAACGAAGTACCGTTCCTGGGACAGATCCCAATTGTACAGGCGATTCGTGAGAGCGGCGACAATGGATACCCTGCAGCATTAAAAGATGGGGTAACCTCGGAAGCTTTTCGTAATTTAGGGGCAGCAGTCGCACAACAGGTAGCTATAAGGAACGCTACGCTCTAA